One region of Fragaria vesca subsp. vesca linkage group LG4, FraVesHawaii_1.0, whole genome shotgun sequence genomic DNA includes:
- the LOC101306511 gene encoding 31 kDa ribonucleoprotein, chloroplastic-like codes for MAATAAAAMSSSFSPSIHTTLKCMRSNYHLAAPHHDLHLRISTPTRMLSSSSSLSAHSCVIDQPLVSRRVLRISCASVDVAVTEEVEEEAVVAEEEKQVEEEVVAPTAEVSSEAAVSTDELPVNTKLYFGNLPYSVDSAQLAGIIQDYASPELIEVLYHRDTGKSRGFAFVTMSSVEDCNAVIENLDGREYSGRTLRVNFSDKPRAKEPLYPETEYKLFVGNLSWSATSESLTKAFQEYGNVVGARVLYDGETGRSRGYGFVCFSTKAEMETALQSLDGVELEGRAMRVSLAEGKRS; via the exons ATGGCTGCCACTGCAGCCGCAGCCATGAGCTCGTCGTTCTCTCCCTCCATCCACACCACCCTCAAATGCATGCGCTCCAACTACCACTTAGCCGCCCCTCACCACGATCTTCACCTCAGAATATCAACACCAACCCGCATGCTATCTTCATCGTCTTCGCTATCTGCTCATTCATGTGTTATTGATCAGCCACTGGTTTCTAGACGCGTGCTGAGAATATCGTGCGCTTCTGTGGACGTGGCTGTGACGGAAGAGGTTGAAGAAGAAGCTGTTGTGGCGGAAGAAGAGAAGCAGGTGGAAGAGGAAGTGGTGGCGCCGACAGCTGAAGTTTCGAGTGAGGCTGCTGTTTCGACGGATGAGCTCCCTGTGAACACGAAGCTTTACTTTGGGAACCTTCCTTACAGTGTTGACAGTGCTCAACTTGCTGGGATTATTCAGGACTATGCAAGTCCTGAACTCATTGAG GTTCTCTATCATAGGGACACTGGAAAAAGCAGAGGATTTGCATTTGTGACGATGAGCAGTGTTGAAGATTGCAATGCTGTAATTGAAAATCTTGACGGACGC GAGTACAGTGGCCGGACCTTGAGGGTTAACTTTTCGGACAAACCTAGAGCGAAAGAACCTCTATATCCAGAAACTGAGTACAAGCTTTTTGTTGGGAATTTGTCCTGGTCAGCCACATCTGAGAGTTTGACAAAAGCTTTCCAAGAATATGGAAATGTGGTTGGAGCCAGGGTTCTATATGATGGGGAGACAGGAAGGTCCCGTGGCTATGGATTCGTATGCTTCTCAACAAAAGCGGAGATGGAAACTGCCTTACAATCTCTAGATGGAGTG GAACTAGAGGGAAGAGCAATGCGTGTAAGCTTGGCTGAAGGAAAGCGCTCATAA
- the LOC101311664 gene encoding pentatricopeptide repeat-containing protein At4g02750-like, producing the protein MLYFSSSISKLKLTRPLYLTLTKSLCTGTSTPFFQTQNPTSYDLKPLNSKISNFMRNGFVEDAQKLFDEMPHRNTVTWNAMIRGYFLNGQFATAVSLFNRMKERDVFSYNTVIAGLMQCGDVEGARRVFDGMDFWDVVSWNSMISGYVRNGRIGEAVQVFEGMPVKDVVSWNLVVGGLVKYWEFDLAEEYFKKMSVRDCASWTIMISVFGEAGRIVEARELFDEMPVRDVQAWNAMIVGYIGNGCVEVAEGLFQKMPERDLESWTQMVEGLVECHRINDALKLFMEMPEKCPKTWNSILLKLTRNELTREAHALLKKMPYRCVISWTNLIVGYFGIREVCDAIKLFESMPTRDTTAWNATIFGLSENDRGEEGLRLFMRMKESGPSPDKATFTSVLTICSDLPTLHLGRQTHAHIVKEGFGDIVSVSNAMVTMYARCGSMDSALLEFSFMPIRDVISWNSIICGYAHHGNGEVALEMFECMRSTSVDPNAITFVNVLSACSHAGLVDQGKYYFDMMRYTYFLEPTTEHYTCIVDLFGRFGLIDEAMSFLDQMKSDGFEIRASVWGALLGACRLHKNIEVGEIAGERVLEIEPGNSGIYLILAEMYSSYGRREDAGRIKARMKEKGVKKQPGCSWIEVNNIGHVFLSGDKSHPKFRRICYVLELLYTDIETQFPKPNAVLLQQVQVP; encoded by the coding sequence ATGCTCTACTTCTCATCTTCCATTTCTAAGCTCAAGCTTACTCGACCCCTCTATCTAACCCTCACCAAATCACTATGTACAGGAACTTCAACCCCTTTCTTCCAAACCCAGAATCCAACTTCATACGATCTAAAACCCCTCAACTCCAAAATCTCAAATTTTATGCGCAATGGGTTCGTCGAAGACGCCCAGAAGCTGTTCGACGAAATGCCTCACAGAAACACGGTCACCTGGAACGCCATGATTCGTGGCTACTTTCTAAACGGGCAGTTCGCCACAGCAGTCAGCTTGTTTAATCGGATGAAAGAGCGGGATGTCTTCTCGTACAACACGGTCATTGCCGGGTTGATGCAATGTGGGGACGTGGAGGGCGCGAGGCGGGTTTTCGATGGGATGGACTTCTGGGACGTTGTGAGTTGGAATTCGATGATTTCTGGGTATGTTCGTAATGGGAGGATTGGTGAAGCGGTGCAAGTGTTTGAGGGGATGCCGGTGAAGGATGTGGTTTCGTGGAACTTGGTTGTTGGGGGACTTGTGAAGTATTGGGAGTTTGATTTGGCTGAGGAGTATTTTAAGAAGATGAGTGTTCGGGATTGTGCTTCATGGACGATAATGATTTCGGTGTTTGGTGAGGCAGGGCGGATTGTTGAAGCTCGGGAGCTTTTTGATGAGATGCCTGTGAGGGATGTTCAGGCTTGGAATGCGATGATAGTTGGGTATATAGGAAATGGGTGCGTTGAAGTTGCAGAGGGGTTGTTTCAGAAGATGCCCGAGCGGGACTTGGAGTCTTGGACTCAAATGGTAGAGGGGTTGGTCGAGTGCCATAGAATTAATGATGCCTTGAAGCTATTTATGGAGATGCCAGAGAAATGTCCCAAAACATGGAACTCGATCCTTTTGAAGCTAACGAGAAATGAGCTCACTAGAGAAGCTCATGCTTTGCTTAAGAAGATGCCTTACAGATGTGTCATATCATGGACAAATTTGATTGTTGGATATTTTGGAATCAGAGAGGTATGCGATGCAATTAAACTTTTTGAGTCCATGCCTACTCGAGATACAACTGCATGGAATGCCACGATATTTGGATTAAGTGAAAACGATCGTGGTGAAGAGGGTTTGAGGCTTTTTATGAGAATGAAAGAATCAGGGCCATCACCAGACAAAGCAACATTTACTAGTGTTTTGACAATCTGTTCAGACTTACCAACCTTACACCTAGGTAGACAAACTCATGCACATATAGTAAAAGAAGGATTCGGTGACATTGTTTCAGTTTCTAATGCTATGGTTACCATGTACGCAAGATGTGGCAGCATGGATTCCGCTTTACTGGAATTCTCGTTCATGCCCATCCGTGATGTCATTTCTTGGAATTCTATAATATGTGGATATGCTCATCATGGGAATGGTGAAGTAGCTTTGGAGATGTTCGAATGTATGAGATCAACATCTGTTGATCCCAATGCTATAACCTTTGTCAATGTTCTATCTGCTTGTAGCCATGCAGGGTTGGTCGACCAAGGTAAATATTACTTTGACATGATGAGATACACATATTTTCTTGAACCTACTACTGAGCATTATACATGTATAGTTGATTTATTCGGAAGATTTGGACTTATAGACGAGGCAATGAGTTTTCTAGATCAAATGAAATCTGATGGATTTGAGATTCGTGCAAGTGTTTGGGGGGCATTACTTGGAGCTTGTAGACTCCACAAGAATATTGAGGTGGGTGAGATTGCCGGGGAGAGGGTTTTGGAAATAGAGCCTGGTAACTCCGGTATCTATTTGATTTTGGCAGAAATGTATTCGAGTTATGGAAGAAGAGAAGATGCTGGACGGATTAAGGCAAGGATGAAAGAGAAAGGAGTCAAGAAGCAACCGGGGTGCAGTTGGATTGAGGTAAACAACATTGGGCATGTATTTCTGTCAGGGGACAAATCCCACCCCAAATTTAGGAGGATCTGTTATGTTTTAGAGTTACTGTATACAGATATTGAAACTCAGTTTCCAAAACCAAATGCTGTATTGCTTCAGCAAGTACAAGTTCCATAG